The Schistocerca nitens isolate TAMUIC-IGC-003100 chromosome 7, iqSchNite1.1, whole genome shotgun sequence genome contains a region encoding:
- the LOC126195398 gene encoding transcription factor Adf-1-like, with protein sequence MLHTALVIMDVEQLINEVKLRPAIWDQRLGEYHNRDVISSLWNEVAQECCSDVKTAKSKWKHLRDNYRAELKKLGNVRSGDPGKSPQKRNTTWPWFQHMHFLRDILIPRAMQSSLSSETEPASQSQLSPEFSSNDHSSPQDERDQSDISSLVAVDETSPLASTVSQRKKKRSSGPNIEEEFLKLEKDKLAVMKAHQDMTQNDDTYHFLMSLRSAINSLPVQRQMFVKLKIQELVYNELEAVSAVPGSSKQ encoded by the exons ATGCTTCATACTGCTCTTGTCATCATGGATGTGGAGCAACTTATAAATGAAGTTAAGCTGCGCCCAGCTATTTGGGACCAGAGACTGGGCGAATACCACAATCGTGACGTAATTTCCAGTTTATGGAATGAAGTGGCACAGGAGTGCTGTTCAGATG TTAAAACGGCGAAATCTAAATGGAAACATCTGAGAGACAATTACAGAGCAGAACTTAAGAAACTTGGTAACGTTAGATCAGGTGACCCAGGAAAAAGCCCACAGAAACGCAATACCACTTGGCCTTGGTTCCAACACATGCATTTCCTAAGGGATATTTTAATTCCAAGAGCAATGCAGAGTTCGCTGTCATCAGAAACGGAACCAGCAAGTCAATCTCAACTATCTCCAGAATTTTCGTCTAACGACCACTCTAGTCCACAAGATGAACGAGATCAGTCTGATATATCATCATTAGTGGCAGTTGATGAAACGTCGCCACTGGCAAGCACAgtatcacaaaggaaaaaaaagagaagtagtgggccaaatattgaagaagaatttttaaagctcGAAAAGGACAAATTAGCTGTGATGAAGGCACATCAAGACATGACCCAAAACGATGATACGTACCACTTCCTGATGAGTCTCAGGAGTGCAATAAACTCCCTTCCAGTTCAGCGGCAAATGTTTGTGAAACTTAAAATACAAGAGCTTGTTTATAATGAATTGGAGGCAGTGAGTGCAGTGCCAGGTTCTTCAAAACAATGA